A region of Sphingomonas sp. DNA encodes the following proteins:
- a CDS encoding NAD-glutamate dehydrogenase: MQSHGKSAQGADHRRLTEELVRVLCDEALPGELADFPVEERREAAAFIAEAARLRPPGLAIVRLESAGTEIGRRRMRLCIANDDMPFLVDSVAAAIAARGLIIHRLLHPVIAASRDADGMLMSVAPAGKGARESLMYLEIDRADARGRAELTVELHQALADVRAAVEDWPAMQAQMRADAASIEDAEGRALLEWFAEGAMTMLGFEVERPDMASSQGLGVYRSPSPPDEEGGSEGAIRYFEKGGTVPLSAKAERKSTVHRRVPLDLVAVPIREGGKISGIGVHAGLWTSQALSAPVEDVPVLRRRLAELEAEFGFDPKGHSGKALRHAFTSLPHDLLVNLDRDSVKSLVLTQMSLADRPRPTLILVRSILKGHLFAFVWLPRDELTTRRRVEIGEMIEKAAKGVIGSWSVELGDGDLALVRYTLGVSTRSPTPDSAALDHRLDEMVRGWEPAVEALLAERVGTNRAARLALTHAATFPAAYRARYPIDDAAEDILRLDALGGDKARSARFYRLPIDPDNQLRLKIYRMGGLLSLSDVVPVLENFGFNVLKEAPTRLEGGSTGHIHEFTVALPDGVSVVPLLARADVIEEAIAHVLEGGDENDAFNQLLVSVGLDPRGVVLLRAWFRYLRQTGLSYGLVTVVEALRKAPDVARGLIELFGAHHDPALGKGREETVAAADKRIEKGLAAVAAIDEDRILRLIRGVIGAVLRTNAFAGAGREALSFKLDSAAVPGLPAPRPWREIWVYSPRIEGIHLRGGPIARGGLRWSDRRDDFRTEILGLMKAQLVKNAVIVPTGAKGGFYPKQLPNPAENRDAWLAEGTESYRIFMRALLSVTDNIVDGKVVHPADVTIRDGDDPYFVVAADKGTATFSDIANAIAVERGFWLGDAFASGGSQGYDHKAMGITAKGAWVSVQRHFLEMGVDVQKEPITIAGVGDMSGDVFGNGMLLSKAIKLVAAFDHRHIFLDPDPDPATSWKERKRLFDLPRSSWADYNADLISKGGGIFPRSQKSIPLSREIRALLGVEAKEMEPAALISAILRAPIDLIWFGGIGTYLKASHESNAEVGDPGNDAIRVSAAELRAKAIGEGANLGVTQAARIEFSEAGGRVNTDFIDNSAGVDCSDNEVNIKIPLNREVIEGRLGMDARNALLAEMTDDVSALVLEDNRLQTLALSIAERGGSAALPRFVRVIELLEESGRLNREVEGLESNEELLRRAQQNHGLTRPELAVLLSTSKMQLQAAIEAADLPSDPTLEPELLAAFPPAMRERHRDAILAHRLRREIIATKIANRIVNRLGIVAPFALTEEEGAAFGQAAAAFVAAERLFDMPALWAELDRADLPEQVRLALFEHAGTGLQHHIADLLRCTSPDEQPGEIVAQIRPGLDKLAAAVDDLLRAEPKAEASERRAALEAMGTTRALAARIVRLFELNGAVGLAVLGRKLGVDEVALTRAYTRLGEALGLDWAQNAATHFQATDQWERLLTAGLARDFEQLRLDFLARRKSADPNAAVEKWVADQGARIDQFRRTVDRARAAATTTAPMLAQIATQARVLLGR; the protein is encoded by the coding sequence ATGCAATCCCACGGCAAGTCAGCGCAGGGCGCCGATCATCGGCGTCTGACGGAGGAGCTCGTCCGCGTCCTGTGCGACGAGGCATTGCCCGGCGAGCTCGCGGACTTTCCCGTTGAAGAGCGGCGCGAGGCCGCCGCGTTCATCGCCGAGGCTGCGCGGCTGCGCCCGCCCGGCCTGGCGATCGTCCGTCTCGAATCCGCGGGCACCGAAATTGGGCGCCGGCGGATGCGGCTGTGCATCGCCAATGACGACATGCCGTTCCTGGTCGATTCGGTCGCCGCCGCGATCGCCGCGCGCGGGCTCATCATCCATCGCCTGCTGCACCCGGTTATTGCCGCCAGCCGCGACGCGGACGGGATGCTGATGTCGGTCGCGCCGGCCGGCAAGGGCGCGCGCGAATCGCTGATGTATCTGGAGATCGATCGCGCCGACGCGCGCGGCCGCGCCGAGCTTACGGTCGAGCTGCACCAGGCGCTCGCCGACGTGCGTGCGGCGGTCGAGGACTGGCCCGCCATGCAGGCGCAGATGCGCGCCGACGCCGCCTCGATCGAGGATGCGGAGGGACGCGCCCTGCTCGAATGGTTCGCCGAGGGGGCGATGACGATGCTCGGCTTCGAGGTCGAACGGCCCGACATGGCCTCCTCCCAAGGGCTCGGCGTCTATCGCTCGCCGAGCCCTCCTGACGAGGAAGGCGGCTCCGAAGGCGCGATCCGCTATTTCGAGAAAGGCGGCACGGTGCCGCTGTCGGCCAAGGCGGAGCGCAAGTCGACCGTCCATCGCCGCGTGCCGCTCGATCTGGTCGCGGTGCCGATCCGGGAAGGCGGCAAGATCAGCGGTATCGGCGTCCATGCCGGCCTGTGGACCAGCCAGGCGCTCAGTGCCCCGGTCGAGGACGTGCCGGTGCTGCGCCGTCGTCTCGCCGAGCTGGAGGCCGAGTTCGGCTTCGATCCGAAGGGGCATAGCGGCAAGGCGCTGCGCCACGCCTTCACCTCGCTGCCGCATGATCTGCTGGTCAATCTCGACCGGGATTCGGTGAAGTCGCTGGTGCTGACCCAGATGTCGCTGGCCGATCGGCCGCGCCCGACCCTGATCCTGGTGCGCTCGATCCTGAAAGGGCACCTCTTCGCCTTCGTCTGGCTGCCGCGCGATGAGCTCACCACGCGGCGCCGGGTCGAGATCGGCGAGATGATCGAGAAGGCCGCCAAGGGCGTGATCGGCAGCTGGTCGGTCGAGCTGGGCGACGGCGATCTGGCGCTGGTACGCTATACGCTCGGTGTATCGACCCGGTCGCCCACGCCGGATTCGGCGGCGCTCGATCATCGGCTGGACGAAATGGTGCGCGGCTGGGAGCCGGCCGTGGAGGCCTTGCTTGCCGAACGGGTTGGCACCAATCGTGCCGCGCGGCTCGCGCTCACCCACGCCGCCACCTTCCCCGCCGCTTATCGTGCCCGCTACCCGATCGACGACGCGGCGGAAGACATATTGCGCCTCGACGCGCTGGGTGGCGACAAGGCGCGCTCGGCGCGTTTCTACCGGCTGCCGATCGATCCGGACAATCAGCTCCGGCTGAAAATCTACCGGATGGGGGGGCTGCTTTCGCTGTCGGACGTCGTCCCGGTGCTGGAGAATTTCGGCTTCAACGTGCTGAAGGAAGCGCCGACCCGGCTGGAGGGTGGCAGCACCGGCCATATCCACGAATTCACCGTGGCGCTGCCCGATGGCGTTTCGGTCGTGCCGCTACTGGCGCGCGCCGATGTCATCGAGGAGGCGATCGCCCACGTGCTGGAGGGCGGGGACGAGAATGACGCGTTCAACCAGCTTCTCGTCTCAGTCGGCCTCGATCCTCGGGGCGTGGTGCTGCTGCGCGCCTGGTTCCGTTATCTGCGCCAGACCGGCCTCTCCTACGGCCTCGTCACTGTCGTCGAGGCGCTGCGCAAGGCGCCGGACGTCGCACGCGGCCTTATCGAGTTGTTCGGCGCGCATCACGATCCGGCGCTCGGCAAAGGCCGCGAGGAAACGGTCGCCGCCGCCGACAAGAGGATCGAGAAGGGGCTCGCGGCGGTCGCCGCGATTGACGAGGACCGCATCCTGCGGCTGATCCGCGGCGTGATCGGCGCGGTGCTGCGCACCAACGCCTTTGCCGGCGCGGGCCGCGAGGCGCTGTCCTTCAAGCTCGATTCCGCCGCCGTGCCCGGCCTGCCGGCACCGCGCCCCTGGCGCGAGATCTGGGTCTATTCGCCGCGCATCGAGGGCATCCACCTGCGCGGCGGTCCGATCGCGCGCGGCGGCCTGCGCTGGTCCGACCGGCGCGACGATTTCCGCACCGAGATCCTCGGCCTGATGAAGGCGCAGCTCGTCAAGAACGCGGTGATCGTGCCGACCGGCGCGAAGGGCGGCTTCTATCCCAAGCAGCTTCCCAACCCGGCCGAAAATCGCGACGCCTGGCTGGCGGAGGGCACGGAAAGCTACCGCATCTTCATGCGCGCCCTGCTCTCCGTCACCGACAATATCGTCGACGGCAAGGTCGTCCATCCAGCCGACGTGACGATCCGCGACGGCGACGATCCCTATTTCGTCGTCGCCGCCGACAAGGGCACGGCGACCTTCTCCGACATCGCCAACGCGATCGCGGTGGAGCGCGGCTTCTGGCTGGGCGACGCCTTCGCCTCGGGCGGCAGCCAGGGTTACGACCACAAGGCGATGGGCATCACCGCCAAGGGTGCCTGGGTCTCGGTTCAGCGCCATTTCCTCGAAATGGGCGTCGATGTACAGAAGGAGCCGATCACGATCGCCGGTGTCGGCGACATGTCCGGCGACGTGTTCGGCAACGGCATGCTGCTCAGCAAGGCGATTAAGCTGGTCGCTGCCTTCGATCACCGCCACATCTTCCTCGATCCTGATCCGGACCCGGCGACAAGCTGGAAGGAACGCAAGCGCCTGTTCGATCTGCCGCGCTCGAGCTGGGCCGACTACAACGCCGATTTGATCTCCAAGGGCGGCGGCATCTTCCCGCGCAGCCAGAAATCAATCCCGCTGAGCCGCGAGATCCGTGCCCTGCTCGGCGTCGAGGCGAAGGAGATGGAGCCGGCGGCTTTGATCAGCGCGATCCTGCGCGCGCCGATCGACCTCATCTGGTTCGGCGGCATCGGCACCTATTTGAAGGCCAGCCACGAGAGCAATGCCGAGGTCGGCGATCCCGGCAATGACGCGATCCGGGTCAGCGCCGCCGAGCTGCGCGCCAAGGCGATCGGCGAAGGCGCCAATCTCGGCGTCACCCAGGCCGCGCGCATCGAATTTTCGGAAGCCGGCGGGCGGGTCAACACCGACTTCATCGACAATTCGGCCGGCGTCGATTGCTCGGACAACGAGGTCAATATCAAGATCCCGCTCAACCGCGAGGTGATCGAAGGCCGGCTCGGCATGGACGCGCGCAACGCGCTGCTCGCCGAGATGACGGACGACGTCTCCGCTTTGGTGCTGGAGGACAATCGCCTGCAGACGCTGGCGCTCTCGATCGCCGAGCGCGGCGGTTCGGCGGCCCTGCCGCGCTTCGTCCGGGTGATCGAACTGCTCGAGGAGAGCGGCCGGCTCAACCGCGAGGTGGAGGGGCTGGAGAGCAACGAGGAACTGCTCCGTCGCGCCCAGCAGAATCACGGTCTCACCCGGCCGGAGCTGGCGGTCCTGCTCTCGACGTCCAAGATGCAGCTCCAGGCGGCGATCGAAGCGGCGGATTTGCCGAGCGATCCGACGCTGGAGCCGGAGCTGCTCGCCGCCTTCCCGCCGGCGATGCGCGAGCGGCACCGGGACGCGATCCTGGCGCACCGGCTGCGGCGCGAGATCATCGCGACCAAGATCGCCAACCGCATCGTCAACCGGCTCGGCATCGTCGCGCCCTTCGCGCTGACCGAGGAGGAAGGCGCTGCCTTCGGCCAGGCCGCGGCGGCCTTCGTCGCGGCCGAGCGGCTGTTCGACATGCCGGCTTTGTGGGCGGAGCTCGACCGGGCCGATCTGCCCGAGCAGGTGCGTCTGGCCCTGTTCGAGCACGCCGGAACCGGCCTGCAGCATCACATCGCCGATCTGCTGCGCTGCACGTCGCCGGACGAGCAGCCTGGCGAGATCGTGGCGCAGATCCGGCCCGGCCTCGACAAGCTCGCGGCCGCGGTCGACGACCTGTTGCGCGCCGAGCCCAAAGCGGAGGCAAGCGAGCGCCGCGCCGCGCTGGAGGCGATGGGTACGACGCGCGCGCTCGCGGCGCGGATCGTGCGATTGTTCGAACTGAACGGCGCGGTCGGCCTCGCCGTGCTCGGCCGCAAGCTCGGCGTCGATGAGGTGGCGCTAACCCGGGCCTATACGCGGCTCGGCGAGGCGCTGGGGCTCGATTGGGCCCAGAACGCCGCCACTCATTTCCAGGCGACCGATCAGTGGGAGCGGCTGCTCACCGCCGGCCTGGCCCGCGATTTCGAGCAGCTCCGGCTCGATTTCCTCGCCCGGCGCAAGAGTGCGGACCCGAATGCGGCGGTGGAGAAATGGGTGGCCGATCAGGGCGCCCGGATCGACCAGTTCCGCCGCACCGTCGACCGCGCCCGCGCGGCGGCGACCACCACCGCCCCGATGCTCGCCCAGATCGCGACGCAGGCCCGGGTGCTGCTGGGGCGGTGA
- a CDS encoding DedA family protein, with protein sequence MVGLLVPATAIMITFGGLVGTGVLDPLPIYLWAVTGAILGDWVSYLIGRRIGPSVQRWRIMQKHRSTVARARLFFQKYGVAAVFLGRFLGPIRATIPLIAGAMGMGHWPFQVANVLSAIVWVPVLLAPGYLAARKMGSIDDMPIEYLVGFGVLIVAMTLGAGAISAWLVGGRRKRRAAERT encoded by the coding sequence ATGGTCGGGCTGCTGGTGCCGGCGACCGCGATCATGATCACGTTCGGCGGACTGGTCGGCACCGGCGTGCTCGATCCGCTGCCCATCTATCTGTGGGCTGTGACGGGCGCGATATTGGGCGACTGGGTTTCCTACCTGATCGGGCGGCGCATCGGGCCCTCCGTCCAGCGCTGGCGGATCATGCAGAAGCACCGCTCCACGGTGGCACGCGCGCGGCTCTTCTTCCAGAAATATGGCGTGGCGGCGGTGTTCCTGGGCCGCTTCCTGGGGCCGATCCGCGCCACCATCCCGCTGATCGCCGGTGCGATGGGCATGGGGCACTGGCCGTTTCAGGTCGCCAATGTGCTGTCGGCGATCGTTTGGGTGCCAGTGCTGCTCGCGCCGGGCTATCTGGCTGCGCGCAAGATGGGATCGATCGACGACATGCCGATCGAGTATCTGGTCGGCTTCGGCGTGCTGATCGTCGCCATGACGCTCGGCGCGGGCGCAATTTCCGCCTGGCTGGTCGGCGGCCGGCGCAAGCGGCGTGCGGCGGAGCGGACCTAG
- a CDS encoding cupredoxin domain-containing protein, whose translation MRFFPLAVLLFAAAPVSTRPPVIEVQLSSFAFAPETLRLRAGAPVTLRLVNAGSGGHNFSAPEFFAAVTIAPGQGAIVARGAIEVPARGSIEIALTPARGRYVLRCTHILHTAFGMRGEIVVE comes from the coding sequence ATGCGTTTCTTTCCGCTTGCCGTTCTGCTTTTCGCCGCCGCGCCGGTTTCTACGCGGCCTCCCGTCATCGAGGTCCAGCTTTCCAGTTTCGCCTTCGCGCCGGAGACATTGCGGCTGCGCGCCGGCGCGCCGGTCACGCTCAGGCTCGTCAATGCCGGGAGTGGCGGCCACAATTTCTCCGCGCCCGAATTCTTCGCCGCCGTGACGATAGCGCCCGGACAGGGCGCTATCGTCGCGCGAGGCGCGATCGAGGTGCCCGCGCGCGGCAGTATCGAGATCGCGCTGACCCCGGCGCGGGGCCGCTACGTTTTGCGCTGCACCCATATCCTCCATACGGCGTTCGGGATGCGCGGCGAGATCGTCGTCGAATGA
- a CDS encoding NUDIX hydrolase, with product MRPTPDEPERIAWEGKFLAAKTRGTWEYVSRTRGIGAAVILAFDAGHVLLVEQYRVPLGRNCLELPAGLVGDEEVGEEAATAAIRELEEETGYRASSMTDLGRFHSSPGMTSEGFTLLRAEGVRKTGDGGGVADEDIVVHRVPVEDVHLFVKAKREEGCAIDVKLLLLLSAELLA from the coding sequence GTGAGACCCACGCCCGACGAACCCGAACGCATCGCATGGGAAGGCAAGTTCCTCGCCGCCAAGACACGCGGGACATGGGAATATGTGTCGCGCACGCGGGGCATCGGCGCCGCCGTGATCCTCGCCTTCGACGCCGGTCATGTCCTGCTCGTCGAGCAATATCGCGTGCCGCTGGGGCGCAACTGCCTCGAGCTGCCGGCCGGACTGGTCGGCGACGAGGAGGTCGGCGAGGAAGCGGCGACGGCGGCGATCCGCGAGCTGGAAGAAGAAACGGGCTATCGCGCCAGTTCGATGACCGACCTCGGCCGGTTTCACAGCTCGCCCGGCATGACTTCCGAAGGCTTCACGCTGCTACGCGCCGAAGGGGTGCGCAAGACCGGCGACGGGGGCGGCGTGGCGGACGAGGACATCGTCGTGCACCGCGTGCCGGTGGAGGATGTGCATCTGTTCGTGAAGGCCAAGCGCGAAGAGGGCTGCGCGATCGACGTCAAATTGCTCCTGCTGCTGAGCGCGGAACTGCTGGCCTGA
- a CDS encoding xanthine dehydrogenase family protein molybdopterin-binding subunit, translating into MTRRGERRGISRRTFLVGGGAGVGLVLAWTLWPRTYAPNLRAAEGESLFNAFLKIGRDGRVIVAVPQAELGQGTWTALPQILADELGADWRTVSVEPAPIGPLYANLLAAEEAADASLIPATFGMDHWAAREYATRNALMLTGGSTSVRGFEARLREAGAGARALLCVAAAARWQVDWSELDTRDGFVWNGEQRIAFAELAEAAAQAELPGELPARGGIDYRLTGQALPRLDLPAKIDGTAMFAADVRLRDMVFVAVRGAPPGSRRVSVDWDAADRVPGTIKLIENPDWIAVVASNGWAAGKALSALNPRYEVPAGLPASRDIAAAMTAALDSGSASTLFETGDVDGDFPGASRIDAVYAVGPAPSAAIEPLVATARLIDGRLDIWAPIQAPGMARAAAARAVGMAEGRVTLYPTLAGGGYGRKLEADAIVQAAVIALKMERPVQVIWPRIHEIQADAFRPPAAARMSAWVAGGRIQGWQARIAAADASAALARRLGVPASFLRPDGGPAAGAPPPYGIAHVRIDHVDADTGIAAGIARGGARSYTSFFTECFVDELARAAGIDPLTFRMGMLGGNPRLGRCLVAATAIGGWDGGAPGSNMGIAAVSAYGSHIAALVEVETTTDQRVRVTRAVCAVDCGRIVNPELVKQQIEGGLIHGISLATGRPLLFEGGLPTARTIDDYGLPRLRDAPEVSVELIESEDDPGGVTELAVPVAAPAVANAWFALTGNRVRALPIRVGQGG; encoded by the coding sequence ATGACGCGGCGTGGCGAGCGGAGAGGCATCAGCCGGCGGACCTTCCTGGTCGGCGGCGGCGCGGGTGTGGGGCTGGTGCTGGCCTGGACTTTGTGGCCGCGCACCTACGCGCCCAATTTGCGCGCCGCCGAGGGCGAAAGCCTGTTCAACGCCTTCCTGAAGATCGGGCGGGACGGGCGGGTGATCGTCGCCGTGCCGCAGGCAGAACTGGGCCAGGGGACGTGGACCGCCCTTCCCCAGATCCTCGCCGACGAGCTGGGCGCGGACTGGCGCACCGTCTCCGTCGAGCCGGCGCCGATCGGGCCGCTCTATGCCAATCTGCTCGCCGCCGAGGAGGCCGCCGACGCCAGCCTGATCCCCGCCACGTTCGGCATGGATCACTGGGCGGCGCGCGAATATGCGACGCGCAATGCGCTGATGCTGACCGGCGGATCGACCTCGGTGCGCGGTTTCGAGGCGCGGTTGCGCGAGGCGGGCGCGGGGGCCCGTGCTTTGCTGTGCGTCGCGGCGGCGGCGCGCTGGCAGGTGGACTGGAGCGAGCTGGATACCCGCGACGGCTTCGTCTGGAACGGCGAGCAGCGCATCGCCTTCGCCGAGCTGGCCGAAGCGGCGGCACAGGCCGAGCTTCCGGGCGAATTGCCGGCGCGGGGCGGCATCGATTACCGGCTGACCGGCCAGGCGCTGCCCCGGCTCGACCTGCCCGCCAAGATCGACGGCACCGCGATGTTCGCCGCCGACGTGCGGTTGCGCGACATGGTCTTTGTCGCGGTGCGCGGCGCGCCGCCGGGAAGCCGGCGGGTGAGCGTGGACTGGGACGCCGCCGACCGGGTGCCGGGCACGATCAAGCTGATCGAGAATCCGGACTGGATCGCGGTGGTGGCGAGCAATGGCTGGGCGGCGGGCAAGGCGCTCAGCGCGCTCAATCCGCGCTACGAGGTTCCGGCCGGGCTGCCCGCCAGCCGCGACATCGCGGCCGCGATGACCGCCGCGCTCGACAGCGGATCGGCATCGACCCTGTTCGAGACGGGCGATGTCGATGGCGATTTTCCGGGCGCGAGCCGGATCGACGCGGTCTATGCGGTCGGCCCGGCGCCGAGCGCGGCGATCGAGCCGCTCGTCGCCACCGCCCGATTGATCGACGGCCGGCTGGACATCTGGGCGCCGATCCAGGCACCGGGCATGGCCCGCGCGGCGGCGGCGCGGGCGGTGGGCATGGCCGAGGGCCGGGTGACGCTCTATCCGACGCTGGCCGGGGGCGGTTACGGCCGCAAGCTGGAGGCGGATGCGATCGTCCAGGCCGCCGTGATCGCGCTGAAGATGGAACGTCCGGTGCAGGTCATCTGGCCGCGCATCCACGAGATCCAGGCCGACGCCTTCCGTCCGCCGGCGGCGGCGCGAATGAGCGCCTGGGTTGCGGGCGGGCGCATTCAGGGCTGGCAGGCGCGGATCGCCGCAGCCGACGCTTCGGCGGCGCTGGCGCGGCGGCTGGGCGTGCCGGCCAGCTTCCTGCGCCCCGACGGCGGCCCGGCGGCGGGCGCCCCGCCGCCCTACGGCATCGCGCATGTCCGGATCGACCATGTCGACGCCGATACCGGCATCGCCGCCGGCATCGCCCGTGGCGGCGCGCGCTCCTATACCTCCTTCTTCACCGAATGCTTCGTCGACGAGCTGGCGCGTGCGGCGGGGATCGATCCGCTTACCTTCCGCATGGGCATGCTGGGCGGCAATCCACGCCTCGGCCGCTGCCTCGTCGCCGCCACCGCGATCGGCGGCTGGGACGGCGGCGCGCCGGGCAGCAATATGGGGATCGCGGCAGTGAGCGCCTATGGATCGCATATCGCCGCTCTGGTCGAAGTCGAAACGACGACGGACCAGCGCGTGCGCGTCACGCGCGCGGTCTGCGCGGTGGATTGCGGCCGGATCGTCAATCCGGAGCTGGTGAAGCAGCAGATCGAAGGGGGGCTGATCCATGGCATCTCCCTTGCGACCGGTCGGCCCCTGTTGTTCGAGGGCGGGCTGCCGACCGCGCGGACGATCGACGATTACGGCCTGCCCCGGCTGCGCGACGCGCCCGAAGTGAGCGTCGAGCTGATCGAGAGCGAGGACGATCCGGGCGGCGTCACCGAGCTCGCCGTGCCGGTCGCCGCGCCGGCCGTCGCCAATGCCTGGTTCGCGCTGACCGGCAATCGCGTTCGCGCGCTGCCGATTCGGGTGGGGCAAGGCGGATGA
- the hemH gene encoding ferrochelatase has translation MSIGVLLVNLGTPDAPDPAAVKRYLKQFLSDRRVVEIPPFVWQPLLRGIILNTRPRKSAHAYKQVWTEEGSPLAAITRRQAAALAGAFGAGAMVDHAMRYGNPSIASRIDALMAQGCERILIAPLYPQYCGATTATVADAAAAHLVTLRRQPALRFLPPYHDDPAYIGALKESVEASLAALDFQPQAILASFHGMPERSRTLGDPYHDQCQTTARLLSDALGRELIVTFQSRFGRAKWLEPATDKMLAELPGKGVTDIAIVAPGFSADCLETLEELAIRGKATFEAAGGRRFAYLPCLNDAEPGMAMLRTLIARELEGWLPAS, from the coding sequence ATGAGCATCGGCGTCCTTCTCGTCAATCTCGGCACGCCGGACGCGCCGGACCCGGCGGCGGTGAAGCGTTATCTGAAGCAATTCCTGTCCGATCGGCGTGTCGTCGAAATCCCGCCTTTCGTCTGGCAGCCCCTCCTGCGTGGCATCATCCTCAACACGCGGCCGAGGAAGTCGGCCCATGCCTACAAGCAGGTGTGGACCGAAGAGGGCTCACCGCTCGCCGCGATCACGCGGCGGCAGGCGGCGGCGCTGGCGGGCGCGTTCGGCGCGGGCGCGATGGTCGATCATGCGATGCGCTACGGCAATCCGTCCATCGCGTCGCGGATCGACGCACTGATGGCACAGGGCTGCGAACGCATCCTGATCGCGCCGCTTTATCCGCAATATTGCGGGGCGACGACCGCGACCGTGGCGGACGCCGCCGCCGCCCATCTCGTCACATTGCGCCGGCAGCCGGCGCTGCGCTTCCTGCCGCCCTATCATGACGACCCGGCCTATATCGGCGCGCTGAAGGAATCGGTCGAAGCCTCGCTCGCCGCGCTCGATTTCCAGCCCCAGGCGATCCTCGCCAGCTTCCACGGCATGCCGGAGCGCAGCCGGACGCTCGGCGATCCCTATCACGACCAGTGCCAGACGACCGCGCGGCTGCTGTCCGATGCGCTGGGGCGCGAGCTGATCGTCACCTTCCAGTCGCGCTTCGGCCGGGCGAAGTGGCTGGAGCCGGCGACCGACAAGATGCTCGCCGAGTTGCCGGGCAAAGGCGTTACCGATATCGCCATCGTCGCGCCGGGCTTTTCGGCCGATTGCCTGGAGACGCTGGAGGAGCTGGCGATCCGGGGGAAGGCGACGTTCGAAGCCGCGGGCGGCAGGCGCTTCGCCTATCTGCCTTGCCTCAACGATGCCGAGCCCGGCATGGCTATGCTGCGCACGCTGATCGCGCGCGAACTTGAAGGATGGCTGCCCGCGTCATAA
- a CDS encoding ribbon-helix-helix domain-containing protein yields the protein MSPIKRSIMIAGHATSISLEPVFWDALREAAAADGLPVNALVARIDAERIAMPDPPNLASAIRVWLFARATATP from the coding sequence ATGAGTCCCATCAAACGATCGATCATGATCGCGGGTCACGCGACCTCGATCAGTCTGGAGCCGGTCTTCTGGGACGCCTTGCGCGAGGCGGCGGCGGCGGACGGGCTGCCGGTGAACGCGCTGGTGGCGCGGATCGACGCCGAGCGCATCGCGATGCCCGATCCCCCCAACCTCGCCAGCGCGATCCGCGTCTGGCTGTTCGCGCGGGCGACCGCCACGCCCTGA
- a CDS encoding ETC complex I subunit, which yields MAARIYQRSKNAMQSGKALVGQWVLQFESSAPKRPDPLTGWAGGADTQEQVRLTFPTLEAAQAYATRNGIDAHIVPPAAPKLKLQAYADNFR from the coding sequence ATGGCCGCGCGAATCTACCAGCGTTCGAAAAATGCGATGCAGTCGGGCAAGGCCCTTGTCGGCCAGTGGGTGCTGCAATTCGAATCGAGCGCGCCCAAGCGCCCCGATCCGCTCACCGGCTGGGCCGGCGGCGCCGATACGCAGGAACAGGTGCGCCTCACCTTCCCGACGCTGGAGGCGGCGCAGGCCTATGCGACACGCAACGGCATCGATGCCCACATCGTCCCGCCTGCCGCGCCGAAGCTCAAGCTCCAGGCCTACGCCGACAATTTCCGCTAA
- the phbB gene encoding acetoacetyl-CoA reductase codes for MARVAVVTGGSRGIGEAISIALRDVGLTVAANYAGNDEKARDFTDRTGIKAYKWDVSDLDACLTGVARIESELGPVDVLVNNAGITRDGTMKRMDRQAWDDVMDINLGGCFNMAKAVWNGMNDRKYGRVVNIGSINGQAGQYGQVNYAAAKSGIHGFTKALAQEGARAGITVNAIAPGYIDTDMVAAVPPEVLEKIVAKIPVGRLGKAEEIARGVVFLTGEDAGFVTGSTLSINGGQHMY; via the coding sequence ATGGCACGCGTAGCAGTGGTCACCGGCGGATCGAGAGGCATTGGCGAGGCGATCAGCATCGCGCTCAGGGACGTGGGGCTAACCGTCGCGGCCAATTATGCCGGCAATGACGAAAAAGCGCGGGACTTCACCGACCGGACCGGCATCAAGGCCTATAAATGGGACGTCTCCGATCTCGACGCCTGCCTGACCGGCGTCGCGCGGATCGAAAGCGAGCTGGGTCCGGTGGACGTGCTGGTCAACAATGCCGGCATCACCCGCGACGGCACGATGAAGCGGATGGACCGGCAGGCCTGGGACGATGTGATGGACATCAATCTGGGCGGCTGCTTCAACATGGCCAAGGCGGTGTGGAACGGCATGAACGACCGCAAATATGGCCGCGTCGTCAACATCGGATCGATCAACGGCCAGGCGGGCCAGTACGGCCAGGTCAACTATGCCGCCGCAAAATCCGGCATTCACGGCTTCACCAAGGCGCTCGCCCAGGAAGGCGCTCGCGCCGGCATCACGGTGAACGCGATCGCGCCGGGCTATATCGACACCGACATGGTCGCCGCCGTGCCGCCCGAGGTGCTGGAGAAGATTGTGGCGAAAATCCCGGTCGGACGTCTCGGCAAAGCCGAGGAAATCGCGCGCGGCGTCGTCTTCCTGACCGGCGAGGATGCGGGCTTCGTGACCGGCAGCACCCTGTCGATCAACGGCGGCCAGCATATGTATTGA